From a single Pseudalkalibacillus hwajinpoensis genomic region:
- a CDS encoding alanine/ornithine racemase family PLP-dependent enzyme, with the protein MTTSHAPRIEINLAKIAHNASTLVGIYGAKNIGLMGVTKTVCGAPEIAQVLLDQGIPTLADSKLINLKRMREAGIKANFVYLRSPALSEVDLVIKYADISINTELAVITKLSEAALIRDLVQKIILMIEMGDLREGIMPVNLDSFIQEVLTLQGVEIVGIGVNFACFGGVKPDNQKMNDLSLLASMIETKFSFPLTFVSGGNSANYQWCMGAADVGKVNNLRLGESIYLGRETLNRLVIPELYTDAFTFVSEVIEAKVKPSMPYGDIGQNAFGEVPQFQDRGLMNRVIVGVGNQDVLVAGLTPLLDIEILGASSDHTVINARDSNLRVGDEVTFNLNYGALLSIMTSPYVYKKYSYMI; encoded by the coding sequence TTGACCACATCACATGCTCCGCGCATTGAAATAAATCTTGCAAAAATTGCCCATAACGCATCAACGTTAGTCGGCATTTATGGAGCTAAAAATATCGGGTTAATGGGAGTTACGAAGACGGTTTGCGGAGCACCTGAAATTGCTCAGGTCCTCTTAGACCAGGGAATTCCTACGCTCGCAGATTCAAAACTGATAAACCTTAAACGAATGCGGGAAGCAGGTATTAAGGCGAATTTTGTGTATTTGAGATCACCCGCCTTGAGTGAAGTTGATTTGGTCATTAAATATGCCGACATAAGCATCAATACTGAACTTGCTGTTATTACAAAATTATCTGAAGCGGCTTTAATAAGAGATCTTGTGCAGAAGATTATCCTTATGATCGAGATGGGTGATTTAAGAGAAGGGATCATGCCTGTAAACCTTGACTCTTTTATTCAAGAGGTTTTGACATTGCAGGGGGTTGAAATCGTAGGGATTGGTGTGAATTTCGCCTGTTTTGGAGGCGTCAAACCAGACAATCAGAAAATGAACGATTTATCTTTACTTGCTTCAATGATTGAAACAAAATTTTCTTTTCCACTTACATTCGTATCAGGCGGGAATTCAGCCAATTATCAGTGGTGTATGGGTGCTGCAGATGTTGGGAAGGTAAATAATTTACGTTTGGGAGAATCGATTTATTTGGGTCGAGAAACGTTAAATCGATTGGTGATTCCAGAGTTGTATACGGACGCATTTACTTTTGTGTCAGAAGTTATTGAGGCAAAAGTAAAACCTTCGATGCCATACGGAGATATAGGACAGAATGCTTTTGGAGAGGTTCCACAGTTTCAAGATCGCGGACTTATGAATCGCGTGATAGTTGGTGTGGGGAATCAAGACGTATTAGTAGCAGGTTTAACGCCGCTACTGGATATTGAAATTCTTGGGGCAAGCAGTGATCATACTGTGATTAATGCTAGAGATAGTAACTTGAGAGTTGGTGATGAAGTCACTTTCAATTTGAACTATGGTGCACTTCTTTCCATCATGACGTCTCCTTACGTATATAAAAAATACAGTTATATGATTTAA
- a CDS encoding DUF1611 domain-containing protein → MKESAIVYCEDKFGTMDGKTANGLVRSSRNFEIVGVIDSTKAGMDAGEFLFGKENGIPIFKDLHHALELLQRVPDQFIYGIAPSEAFLKKDERNLLFNAMEQGMNIVNPLHEFFTNDQEFVELSKKFNVTINDVRKPPEKKDMHLFSGRILTIDTPIIAVLGTDSAIGKRTTSVLLEDALIKQGLNVAFIATGQTGLIQGAKYGVAIDAIPSQFMTGEIENQIMKAWANEKPDVIIVEGQGALSHPAYISSCGIIRGSRPGAVIVQHAPKREHLGDFSYMKMPTIKSEIDLIESFANSKVIAVTINHENMSDEELDQTISKYEKDLTLPTTDALKFGCDKLVSSIFEAYPALKSKQTVTTH, encoded by the coding sequence ATGAAAGAAAGTGCAATCGTGTATTGTGAAGATAAATTTGGAACAATGGATGGAAAGACAGCCAATGGGCTGGTAAGAAGCTCAAGGAACTTTGAAATCGTTGGGGTTATTGACAGTACGAAGGCTGGGATGGATGCCGGTGAATTTCTATTTGGAAAGGAAAATGGTATTCCGATCTTCAAGGATCTTCATCATGCATTGGAATTGTTACAAAGGGTGCCTGATCAGTTTATATACGGAATAGCGCCATCTGAGGCATTTTTGAAAAAAGATGAAAGAAATCTTCTTTTTAATGCAATGGAACAGGGGATGAATATCGTTAATCCTCTTCACGAATTTTTTACAAATGATCAAGAATTTGTAGAGCTTTCTAAGAAGTTTAATGTCACGATAAACGACGTTAGGAAGCCTCCGGAAAAGAAAGACATGCATCTGTTTTCAGGTCGAATTCTAACGATTGATACGCCGATCATAGCGGTACTTGGTACAGATAGCGCCATCGGAAAACGAACAACATCTGTTTTGCTTGAAGATGCCTTAATCAAGCAGGGGTTAAATGTCGCCTTTATTGCAACAGGTCAGACAGGGTTGATCCAGGGGGCAAAATACGGTGTTGCCATTGATGCAATTCCCTCTCAATTTATGACAGGTGAAATTGAGAACCAGATCATGAAAGCGTGGGCAAATGAAAAACCAGATGTCATAATCGTTGAAGGACAGGGAGCCTTAAGTCACCCCGCATATATTAGTTCATGTGGAATTATAAGAGGGTCGAGACCAGGTGCCGTTATTGTACAGCATGCGCCAAAGCGGGAACATCTTGGTGATTTTAGCTATATGAAAATGCCGACGATCAAAAGTGAGATTGATCTGATCGAAAGCTTTGCGAATTCGAAGGTCATTGCTGTCACGATTAATCACGAAAATATGTCTGATGAGGAACTTGATCAGACAATTTCAAAATATGAAAAAGATCTTACACTCCCTACAACGGATGCCCTTAAATTTGGTTGTGATAAATTAGTATCAAGTATCTTTGAAGCCTACCCGGCCTTAAAAAGCAAACAGACTGTTACCACTCATTGA